The nucleotide sequence AAGATCGTATTTTTTTCAGGAGGAAGATTTTGCAGAAGATCAATAGCACGGATACAAAAGTCTTCTTTGCTGCGAACTTTACCGTAGACAAATAGGAAAGGTATAACAGTATTGATCATGACGGAATGGAATGCTGTCTTTCCAAATGTCTTTTTCCGGTCAACCGCATCTTTTCCGAAAACGTAATGTGTATCCCAGTAACCGGAAGCCCGTATCGTGAACATTTCCTCTAATTGCCGGGTTGTATCCGACCCAATAATCCGTGAAAATAAATGATCGTTACGATGAATCAAATCAGCAAACTGGGCAATACGGACAGTGGGAAAGTTTACCGGACGCAACCGGAGAAATTTCCATAGATGAGATTCGATGGGTACCAATTGGTATTTATTCCGCAGGAAAAGATATTCATCCTGCAATCCGGTATAATAAGCATCCTCATATTTATCCTGTAGCATTCCTGCTTGTCCGAACAACAATGCTTCCAACTGATCCGGATGATCTTTATGTTTCAGCAAAAGATGGTATGGCAATGATTTTGCCAAAGTTTCAAAAGGCAGCCCGTTTAGACTGAACCCAAAATTACGGGCCAATCTCCGGTAAAAAGTTTCTTCCCAATTATTTCCTGTTGATGAATAAGTGCGTAGTATATCATTGGATTTTTGTTCCAGTCTTTCAATGGCCATCCTGTCCAGCCAGGCCATCCAGGTAAATTCATCGATAGATCCCAGTTTTTCTTTACAGGCAATGGTTTCTTTTTTTCCGGCAAGCTGAAGATAATTTTCATAATAACGATCATCAAAATGTAATTCCAGCACAGGCAACTTTTGTCCGTTTTCGGTATATACATCCGTATCATGTTGGTAAACCACATGCAAAATCACATTGTTGTATGCCGGATCATGATGATGTCCGTGTTTTTCCCAATCGGAAGAACAGATGTGTATTTCTACACAACCTGCCCATAAGGTAGTTCCTATCCTGATACGTGCATCTGAAAAATCAGGCCCGGCGTGGGTATTAGCTATTCCGGGATGAAGCACCTCTATTTTTTCACCCCCGATGGCTGTATGATCTTGCGTAAGGTATAACCGGTGCTTCCAGACATAGTGCAGAAAATCTTCCGTCATCGCTCATTCGTTTAAATAGTTTGTTCAAAGATAGAAAAATTGAAATAAACTGACGGAGAAAATCAAAATAAATTCGTCAATGTTTCAGCCCCTTTGTATCCCTTAAAATAGCCTTGACCGAACCTACCAGAATCTTCGCTTCAACCATGACCGGAATTTTATTTTTATCATCCGTCACCCAGATAATTGCATCCTCATCCCCTTTGAATAAAGTACCTTCCACCAATTGTATGGCACATTTGATACAATTGTATTTCTTTTTGTTCTTGGTCTTAATCTCCTCTTTTCCCAGATACCTGAGATGTAAATGATAAGCTTCACTATCCAGGATCATATTGATGGGTATCTTCTCTCCTACTTCAAAACGGCTAAAATCAATGCTCCTGAAATAATACACTGCCGACATGACATCAAACAGGCAGAATGTTAAGGGTAAAGTCCCGTTTACACCCGGTTTTTTTCGTTTCTGGACATAGGTATGAATCACACTGTCTTCATAATCAAACTTATAGTCTTCAAATGCCGTATAACTACCTTCAACCACATCCCGTTCATACCATAGCGGCATTTGGGTGTGAGGATCAATATATGACTGGTATCTCTCCCTGACTTTAAAAATCCAGTCATAGGATTTATAAGTAGTTCCAAATGCATATATGTGATATACCTCTCGTCCCTCATATTGTTTAGCAGTTACATTGAATTCAACTTCTCCTGCATTGAGCCAAATGAAGCCCCAATTGTAATAAGCATTGTAAGTAAGCACTTCGCCGGGCATAAAAGCTTTTTCATCGATATGGCACTGGGCACGTACAAAATAACAACTGCAAAAAGACAGAATTATATATATGACTATTTTTAGGTTCACTATTGGATATTATTATCTTGAATGTGGACGGATCAAAAATCATACAAAGAAAACAGATATCGCTGATCATCCTTCAGGTATCATACAATAATTTTTACTTTCCCTCAACAAAAATGCATTATTTCATAGGGTATTTTCATGCTGAACCATCATAGGTATGTCAAATAAACTTATCTAAAAATACAGACATGAATTCTCTTATCAAAAAAATAATCTTATGCGTATTGTTTTCCGGTCTTTTTTTCTCAGGAATGACAACCACTGCACAAGAAAATTATTTCACCATCAGCGGTGTTATAAAAGATGAGATCACGAAAAAACCAATTGAATACGCCACCATATCAGTAACTGGGTACAACATCGGGACCATATCCAATGAAGATGGTGATTTTTCACTAAAAATCCCTGCTTTCATCAGTAAAAAAACATTTATAGAATGCTCTCATATAGGTTATTATAGCATTCGCATTACTACCGATGGAAATGACGCTTCAGACCTGAAAATATTTCTCACTCCTTATACCGCACCTATCAATGAAGTAATAGTGCAGGGATGGGATGCCCAATACCTGATCCAGGAAGCCATTCGTAAAATCGGAGACAATTATAGTTCTTCGCCTACACGACTCACCGGTTTTTACAGGGAAACCATACAAAAAAAACATAACTATATCAACATTACCGAAGCTATTATTGATATATACAAAACAGCATATACCATGGGAGTTGACCGGGACCTTGTACAAATAATGAAAGGAAGGAAAATTCTAAGTCCCAGGAAATCGGACACTCTGGCTATTAATTTAATGGGTGGACCTAACCTGTCTGTTGCTCTGGATGTTGTCAAAGATCCTGATTTCATATTAAGTAAAGATGCTTCATTTTTCTTTTCATTTGAATTGGAAGGTACAACACAACTTAACGGACGCGATCAGTTCATCATATCTTTCGAACCAAAGGTCACACTACCTGATCACCTGCTGTATACGGGTACTTTTTACATTGATAAGGAAAATCTGGCATTTAGTCGTGCAGATATTGATCTTGATATGAGCGATAAAAATAAAGTAACCAGTATATTGTTGAAAAAGAAACCGATCGGACTTCGTTT is from Bacteroidales bacterium and encodes:
- a CDS encoding DUF2851 family protein, producing MTEDFLHYVWKHRLYLTQDHTAIGGEKIEVLHPGIANTHAGPDFSDARIRIGTTLWAGCVEIHICSSDWEKHGHHHDPAYNNVILHVVYQHDTDVYTENGQKLPVLELHFDDRYYENYLQLAGKKETIACKEKLGSIDEFTWMAWLDRMAIERLEQKSNDILRTYSSTGNNWEETFYRRLARNFGFSLNGLPFETLAKSLPYHLLLKHKDHPDQLEALLFGQAGMLQDKYEDAYYTGLQDEYLFLRNKYQLVPIESHLWKFLRLRPVNFPTVRIAQFADLIHRNDHLFSRIIGSDTTRQLEEMFTIRASGYWDTHYVFGKDAVDRKKTFGKTAFHSVMINTVIPFLFVYGKVRSKEDFCIRAIDLLQNLPPEKNTILTLWHESGVDNPTALTSQALLQLKNEYCMSKRCLHCAVGNKIVNILD
- a CDS encoding DUF3108 domain-containing protein codes for the protein MNLKIVIYIILSFCSCYFVRAQCHIDEKAFMPGEVLTYNAYYNWGFIWLNAGEVEFNVTAKQYEGREVYHIYAFGTTYKSYDWIFKVRERYQSYIDPHTQMPLWYERDVVEGSYTAFEDYKFDYEDSVIHTYVQKRKKPGVNGTLPLTFCLFDVMSAVYYFRSIDFSRFEVGEKIPINMILDSEAYHLHLRYLGKEEIKTKNKKKYNCIKCAIQLVEGTLFKGDEDAIIWVTDDKNKIPVMVEAKILVGSVKAILRDTKGLKH
- a CDS encoding carboxypeptidase-like regulatory domain-containing protein, whose amino-acid sequence is MNSLIKKIILCVLFSGLFFSGMTTTAQENYFTISGVIKDEITKKPIEYATISVTGYNIGTISNEDGDFSLKIPAFISKKTFIECSHIGYYSIRITTDGNDASDLKIFLTPYTAPINEVIVQGWDAQYLIQEAIRKIGDNYSSSPTRLTGFYRETIQKKHNYINITEAIIDIYKTAYTMGVDRDLVQIMKGRKILSPRKSDTLAINLMGGPNLSVALDVVKDPDFILSKDASFFFSFELEGTTQLNGRDQFIISFEPKVTLPDHLLYTGTFYIDKENLAFSRADIDLDMSDKNKVTSILLKKKPIGLRFKPSKVSYIITYREQDGKTYLHYIRNNFQFKCDWKRKLFSTNYSIVSEMVVTNIDEQNVSVIPKKSAFHTNQILTDEIMNFYDQNFWGAYNIIEPTESLDLAISRLKKRKENTQSTK